The Primulina tabacum isolate GXHZ01 chromosome 1, ASM2559414v2, whole genome shotgun sequence genome contains the following window.
AAATGCTTGTCTTTGGTCGAAGTGGAATACGTTTGTTTACGCATTTACTGTATTTATGGACGCATggagaaaatattttgttatgCACGTTGTTTTGTTTGATCGTGAATTGTGTGTATGCACGTACTCACAGACGTACGCGCTTCGGTGTAAAAAAATTAGAGATTAATCGAGATCACTCTTTTTGTTTGGTAGGAATGTTGATTGGATGTGAAATATCCTGATTCCAgggtaaattttttattataaggTTACTGCTTATGATTCCGCATTTCAAATTTGTAGTCATTGTCCAGAAACTGAAGATCGGATTATAAGTTTGTACCTGCGCCGTGGAATCTGTTTTTCTCTgtatttctaatttattttgtattatttaataataagatATGACTTTTATTAGATTTTTCAGCTATCATACTTTTTGCATCAGTTGCATGTTTATTCGGGGTGTTTGTGGACTCACAGAGTATACGGAAATTTAATTATTGATGTTtccaaaaaccaaaaaaaaaggaACAAATTGTTGATTATTGAGCTATCCATTGCGGCAGACTTTACTTGGATGTTGATTCTATAATCGAGGTATGCGAGGGCGCCATACAGACATCTTCACGATGCACAAGCGTGTATCGTCAAAAGAACGTCTCAATTTCCTCGAGAAAGATGAAAATTTAGGTTAGTCGTTTAGTTTTATTTGCATTTTCCGTTAAATGTTGTTGAGGAAGTTGATATCGGCATATGCATCTTATTGTAAGCATGTCATTGATCTTGCATTTTTGTGTGAGTagtttttatgcatcataaaTTTCTTCTTACTGTTGTGGTGAAGTGGGGTGGTAAGCTATTGAGTCTTCCTTCTGTTTTCTGGAATTTCAGAGCAGTCGCACAATTGGAAAGATATTGGGAACCCTTCCTGGAAGCGGCCCTTGCCATATGTTGTGGTGGCAACTCTATCATCATTTTTGTTTGGCTACCATCTTGGGTTTGTTCCATCTCACTGAAGTTTTTTGCTTGACCCATGCTTTGAATTTGTCAAAAACCGGTTTCAGTGAACATGtatttatttatctttattttgGGATCATTTAAGGGTGGTGAATGACACATTGGAGAGCATTTCATTGGATCTTGGTTTCAGTGGTAGTACGTTGGCTGAAGGTACCAAGGATGTTCTTCAGATTTGTTTTAGTAGATTGATTCACCAATATGTTATGAATCTCCATCTAATGAGCTATTCTTAATTAACTGAAGGTCTGGTAGTGAGTACATGTCTAGGAGGTGCCTTTATTGGATCAATGTTCAGTGGTTTGATTGCTGATGGACTTGGTCGTAGAAGATCATTTCAATTATGTGCTTTACCGATGATTATTGGTTCTTCCATAAGGTTTCCTTTCTGCAGTAAAATGTTTCAGTTGAATAGTATTTTAGTAGTAGAGTTGCATGTATTATCATTGCTGGGGCATGAGGGATTGTATGATGTGTTTTGTTACATGAGTCTAGCATTACCGGGGCAAGAGGGATTATTCCCTTCTTGAGTGAGGTAGTGGAGAGTTCttcatttctattttttttctatttctgaaaATTGGATACAATATCGTTTCATTGCTCTCAATTACTGGAATTAACCTCTTTTTCTTCATTATTTTGTGATTGTTTTGAGATAGAGCTCTTGCAGTTCTATATATTGATTTTCACCTGGATCCAGTTTAGCAAGGCATACTTGTGACACTTTTGACAAAACTGGTCTTCAAAAATGAAAACGTTGTGTtgtttttttaacttaaaatgTTATTGATTAGAATTGCAGGGATGTGGTGTTTTTTTAACTTTCTTAACCTAATCATATTGCTTCTGAGGTGTCTTCATCCCAAACTTTCAGTGCCACAACAAGTAGCCTAGGAGGTATGCTCCTAGGAAGGTTTTTGGTTGGAACTGGTATGGGTGTTGGTCCTCCTGTTGTAGCAATGTATGTATCAGAGGTATACAATATGATTATCCCATTTACTGCCCCAATTTCATTAGATAATTCACCAACTGTTTGCATCTACTTGTCTTGTGGATCATGTTTCAAATGTTTGAACAGGTTTCTCCAGCTTTTGTGAGGGGTACATACGGAAGCTTCACTCAGATTGCAACATGCCTTGGACTTATGACGGCATTCTTCATAGGGATTCCAGCAAAAAGTGTTCTTGGCTGGTAAGGGGCAAACGGTTGTCATGAAATAGAGCTTCACCTGGTTGAGTGTGCCCACATTTATAGATGATATTGCTTGTAATACTCTTCTTAGATCATGTCACACAGTGGTTTTGTTGCAGGTGGAGAGTATGCTTCTGGATCTCTGCTATTCCTGCTGTGCTATTAGCTTTTTTGATGGAGTTCTCTGCTGAGTCTCCTCATTGGCTTTTGAAGGTGCTCTCTCATCTTTGACCTTCAGTTCTCTTTCTCTTGTATAAATGAACTAGATCAAATAACTTTGTTTATCTTACGGGGTAACTGAAGATTGGTGAGCATAACATTTAGTCCCTGATCAGTTGTTCTTGTTAGAACTGTACCTGGGAGTTGTTCGATATTGTTGCATACTGTTTCTTTCTCTGCTCAAACTGTAACTTTATTGGCTTAGAGAGGAAAAATAGCGGACACTGAAGAAGAACTCGAGAGGCTTTTTGGGGCTTCACATGTTAAACCTGCAATGGCAGAATTGTGCAAGTCAGGAATAGGTGATGACATGGATACAATAAAAATTTCTGAGTTGATTCACGGTCGTCATTTTAAAGGTACATATTTTTTGGTTAGCATTTTGTGAAATCTCCATTTACATATCAATAATTAACATTATTACTCTCTCCAGTGGTATTCCTTGGGTCTGTCCTATTTGCTTTACAACAATTGTCGGGCATAAATGCTGTGTTCTACTTCTCATCAACTGTCTTCAGAAGTGCTGGAGTGTCCTCAGATATTGGAAATATATGCGTAGGTGTGGTAAATTTATCAGGTAATGACAAGGAAAAGCAAGTTGTATTTTCTCTCGTGAAGCCCTCATAATTTTCACCCTATTCTTTGTAATTTTACAGGATCTATTGTTGCAATGATTTTGATGGATAGATTAGGAAGGAAGGTGCTTTTGATTTGGAGTTTCTTGGGCATGGCAAGTAAAACATCCTTACTCGAGATTCGAGAAACTTACCTACTGCAAAGAAAATGCATCGCATGTGGCTTATATTCTTCAATATGTTTACTGGTTTCAGGCATTGGCTATGAGTGTTCAAGTCATAGCAGCTAGTGGATTTTTACAAGGCTCAGGAAATATGTATCTTTCTGTTGCCGGCATGCTGCTGTGAGTACAACACTTGACTTAACTATTACAAAGTTGCAGCTTTTAATGCTTATAACTTGAAACTCAAGAAGACTACCCATTTTATCCCTGCAAATGGGAACTTTTATTCTCTCTGGTAATAATATCCTTTGCATTCCCAAAAGAAAGAGAACAAGAGAAAATTGTGGAATCATACTTCGTCAATCGATATTTTAGATATTCTCTTACTGTTTTGTTCCCTTCAAATGATTTGGACCTGTTGGatcacttttatttaaaatggaaACTGAAATATTTTGTTGGCCACTACTTTACCTGGTGATTGCTTTTCTTCTCTTTTACAGGTTCGTCATGACTTTTTCCTTGGGCGCTGGACCTGTGCCTGGCCTCCTCCTTTCAGAGATTTTTCCAGGCCGAATTAGAGCGACTGCAATGGCTATTTGCATGGCCGTACATTGGGTATGTAATTTGTTTTGATTATTAAAATCAGGGAAGTGGTGTCGGGGGTGATCACCAATGCTATAATGAGATTTTGTTTCTGGGTTTTTCTATAAAATAAGGTCATGTTCAACAATGTTATTTTCAGgtgataaatttttttgttggttTGCTATTTCTGCATCTGCTGGAGATTCTGGGGCCAAAAACTTTGTATACAATGTTTGCTACCGTTTGCTTGATGGCAGTTGCCTTTGTAAAGAAGAACGTGGTGGAAACCAAAGGAAAGTCATTACAAGAAATTGAAATGGCACTTCTTCCTGTTGATTAAACGAGATTTGGCTGTCAGTCTTCCAAGGTACGCATGTCTTTTGCTCATACTGGATGACAATCGATGCCAATGGTCGGAGAAAGGAGCGGGCGGTCTCTCTGGACccaaattaaaagatattcgaATTTCATTTCTAACTTGTATTCAGATGTTCTCGAAGACTATGATGTTTGAATATCTGGAAAAATTTCTATCCCGCTCCCCCTTGTAAAACTCGCTTAATCTGTCTATGTACTTTCTAACATTCCAATTCGTTTGATTTGCAGCTATAAACCAAAGCTAATGCACGGG
Protein-coding sequences here:
- the LOC142546470 gene encoding putative plastidic glucose transporter 2, which encodes MRGRHTDIFTMHKRVSSKERLNFLEKDENLEQSHNWKDIGNPSWKRPLPYVVVATLSSFLFGYHLGVVNDTLESISLDLGFSGSTLAEGLVVSTCLGGAFIGSMFSGLIADGLGRRRSFQLCALPMIIGSSISATTSSLGGMLLGRFLVGTGMGVGPPVVAMYVSEVSPAFVRGTYGSFTQIATCLGLMTAFFIGIPAKSVLGWWRVCFWISAIPAVLLAFLMEFSAESPHWLLKRGKIADTEEELERLFGASHVKPAMAELCKSGIGDDMDTIKISELIHGRHFKVVFLGSVLFALQQLSGINAVFYFSSTVFRSAGVSSDIGNICVGVVNLSGSIVAMILMDRLGRKVLLIWSFLGMALAMSVQVIAASGFLQGSGNMYLSVAGMLLFVMTFSLGAGPVPGLLLSEIFPGRIRATAMAICMAVHWVINFFVGLLFLHLLEILGPKTLYTMFATVCLMAVAFVKKNVVETKGKSLQEIEMALLPVD